A region of the Styela clava chromosome 1, kaStyClav1.hap1.2, whole genome shotgun sequence genome:
ATGTATATACAAGGCTCacagaaataataatataaaattggttaaaaTCACCAAAactgaacaaaaaaataataattcactCAAATATATCGGATTTAGCACAGAATTCTATAGTGAAAATTATCACAGAGCTTGCTAGATGAGATAAAATAAATGTGGCAtccctaaaaataaatttatgaagcGAACTAATTTTCCAACGATCTGATTGAACTTTTTGCAGTAAGAATTACTCAGAAAATTTGTCTAACTAAACAGAACTTATTCATAGAAAAATTTGATAATGGAAAGCAATAcccttttttcatattttgggATTCATTATTTCCCTTACCATCCACAAAAAAACTCTGAATGAAGTCAATGGGATCTACTGAATTACCAGAattttttgagaaacaattcAAAATTATCCTGAAACCAAAGTGTGTAAAAATTATAGGTTGACATGCATTAGTTCAGGACAATCTGGCTAGTCATAAGGCAATGCACGAATCAGTTAATTAGAGGGGTATTTATATTTGTTGCGATCGTATTGGCTTATATTAACAAATACCAAATGCTATAATTAGTCAGTAACAAGCCACATGATTTACGAAGTTAAATGGAGACAACACTATTGCATCGAACAATGATGGTTGGCATGTGATCAGAATATCCTTGTTGAAAGGCTCATGCATGGTATTGGTCATAATACTATTATTAATAACAATAACCCTTATGGGAATGTTGGCAGGATCACATTCACTAACATGAGCATGCACCTTGCTGCTCTGAACCTTGAGAAGTAACATTTACAGTACCACCCTTTTGTCCATCTTTATCCCATAGTCCTGGAGTTTGTATAATTTTCTCAACAAGTTCCTCAAAGGCACATTGTACTCCATCTTTCGTTTTAGCACTGGCTTCTATAAAAAGCATAGCATGTTTCCTTGCAAACTTTAAACCATCTGATCTGTCAACCACTCTGTCTTCCTAATTTGTTAAAAAGaaggaaattataaaaaaaaaactcaaaatttaaaaaaatttgcaggACAAATTTAAAAAGCATTCATGAAACTCGAATACAATTAAAGTcctgataataaaaaaataatttttacccAATCAGAAAAAATTAGACAGAGTTTTGATTTAATTGAGCAAATATGGCAAATTGTATGGCAAAATTCTCATTTTATGTGAGAAAAAGGAAAACAGAATCTGCAGAAAATATGTCTAGTCTGAAGTGAAATGCATTTACAATCTATAAAGCATCACTCCAGATAATATTAGTAATTAAATGCCATGTacttaaattgaatttttgatgTTTCTTTCTTACTTTGTCAATTTTATTTCCGACGAGCATCTTCACTATATTTGCTTTTGTAGCATATGTATCGAGTTCAGTTAGCCACGCACCTATTCTTGAAAACGTATCCGGCCTTGTGCAAtcataaactataaacaaaattaaaattgaaaaaataacttaaatattaaaaatttaaatggatTTTCTGTGCCGTAGAAATTTATAGGTAAAGCATGCTAACTTGAAAAATTTTCATGACAGATTTCCACAACTTAACCTATTTATTTGAGGGGGAAGTGAATCTTATGTTCGGCATTGCCTGCCAAATAATTACACCCCAGGTTATATGAGATCTTCAAGCATAGTCGAGTCCAAAGCTCTGGCCACAAAAGGTCAACATAACCCTGAGAACACGAggaaaaaaaactatataaaaatgataaacaatgTTATGTATAAATTGTTAAAACCCAAATAAAAGCTTTTCAAGTAGATGATATAAAATGAGATTTGACAAATAGCATAATGAACTAAAAATGAAATGGAAAAATGGAGTTGGAAAGAAATTTGAATATCAAGCTATTTGGAAATCTTAAACCTatcttaaaaattaaattatgaccagttcaaattttatgacaatacaacctttttgttaaaaatgtgTCTCTCTGggataattgaaaaatattaacaagaaGATCTCAGAATGTAACCATAAGCAAACCCACCAAATATAACCCCTTGTGCGCCTCGATAATAACTTGGTGTGAGTGTTCGAAATCTTTCTTGACCGGCTGTGTCCCATATTGCTAATTTCACTGTGTTTCCATCAACAGTAAGAGCTTTCACCTGAAACATATacatacttttttttaaattgacttTGCACCATACAAGGCGTACTGGGAGTTATTGGATGATTATTGGACCATACTTTACTTGAAATGCTGAACCAATTGAAAAAGAACCTTGGCTCCAAGGTAAGGAACAATCTCAAAATTCCATTCACATATTtggcatcaattttttttagtttttcatgtGACCATACATGTAAAACCAGACAAGAACATGAATCTAAAAAACCAACAAACCTTAAAATCAACACCAATTGTAGCAGGTTGATCTGGGTCAAATTTGTCATCTGTGAATCGTAGGAGAAGGCTGAAATGAAaagataaaaatgaattaaGGCTTCACAAATTGTCGCACAAATGAATACACTCATAAATACTTTTTATCCTATCGGGTTTCAGCaatatttcagtttattaaGTTTAGTTACAGTTCTTCTTTCCTGAATTTTGGTCTAAGTTATATGAAATGTTATTGTATTGCAATGTTGAATATcgcaaaatacagaaataaggTAAAGTCTGaaagaaaaaacttttttgtatatacaaaataagCATCAGTACAGCTGTAGCAACCAACAGACAAATCGATTCAACGTGTTACAGATGCATGAGATCTAGATATGTTAGTGACATTAGTCGATTTGTTATTcttatatttctgtatttagaaATCCTAAAATCACTGAATCTAGAGACATTATAGTAATTTTCACATTGACATTCCTGTACCCGTATTTTAGAATTGTACAGTGTTTCTCACCTGGATTTGCCAACACCACTCTCTCCGATTATTAGTATTTTCAAAGTTGTGAGTATGTCCCCATCCATCTCTACAATCCGTACCGGTATTCAAGCTCTGCGATATCTGGATATTGCTGTCAGATTCTCTTTAGCGTTGAAAAAAAAGGACAGCAAACTGCATTGAATTGAGGTATTTATAATTTTCCAATACTGTAAGCAGTCGTTTCGGTATTTCAGATTAACTAGGGGCAAATAACTTCAGAAATTAGCTATATCCTCGAGCGACACGTCCTCCACTGTGACAGACAAATTTTGCAAGAGATAAACAAAGAAATGTTCCTGCACTTGCGGCGCTAGTGATCAATAAGCGATGCATGGAAACTGTTGCAAAAGAATGACAAAACCGAAACGGTTAGATATTCTTTAGCACTTTAAGtgaaaatacatattttgagtAAGACATTCAATATTGACTGTATCATTTTAATCGTATGTACGGGTTTATTTCTCTTCCATGAGCTCTACCTCCGCAATTCTATTTCTTGTTAGATGAAATACGGCAACTGATTACCTCTATTACCGAgctgtatatatgctcattgtaCCGCGTCACTACAACTTGCTCAAACTACATGATTGGATGTAATTGCATGATTTGAGCACTCCCGTATGGTATAATTCAGTAAATATCCCTACATTTTAAAGTGAGAATGCCAAATTGTGAGAAAATCGCACGTTCGATAGAGGGCGCGAAATTTATGTGCAAGAACAGGCGTGTTGACGTTGCACTTTTAAGCGCCATCGTTTTCGAATGTCAGATTGTAGATATAGATTCAATATGTTGCAAAAAGCGAACGAGTTTTACTGGAAAAAGCACCGAGACTGATATATCAAGGACTTTTTATCATTGCGTCTGAGGAAACCGACGGAGTATCAAATACTCGTCTTAAAGCATCTCCCTACAAGCTCACGTAACTCAGACAGCAAAAGAGATGACCTGggaaatttttattatgaaaaggTTTGTGTGTCTAGCAAAGATAGCATGCTCACTTTGACTCGTATTATTTGAATTGACTTACCGAAGAGCGGATGGTGAATGGTGTTTGATGATATATTGAATATGATGAGAAAATGACTGCTTGTAAATAACCCCGTATTTCGAAATGCCCAAATCAAAAAGTAGATTGCGTTCGTGGTGATAAATCTGTTGAGGTGACATTGGGCAAAATGctacaaataaattttcatttgaaacagATGTTTGACGAGTTAGGTTCAATTTTAGTAGTGCTGCTGtagtattttaattaaaccgAATCAACGTTCAACTATTTCCGACTCGTTTGCATTTTGAAACAATGTGGGCAATTTTGTTGGAATTTCTtaaatgataattttaaaagaaaattgcATACGAAAGAGGCAATTACGACATTTATAAAGTAAAACAAACCTCGAGGTTTGTTTACGAATGAAACAGCagtttttaattatatattgcTCAAAATCGTAACTATAGCTACGAGCAAATTCGAAAGCAATGTATTTTAGCGCGTACACAAAAGCCTTCAAACCTaacatacaaatataaacagTACATTGACTGTTTCTTCGTATTCACTCTACAACAACGAAAAGCAGACATTTAAAGAGATTTAATTAAGCATCATTAGCGGAGACCACCAATGTGGTTAGTCTGCGACACTGACACATGTCATCTTCAAAAAACAGGCTTCACGTTTGCTTCCACTCAGATCAGAGAGAATAGTTAATTGCAATGGAGGGAAACTTTCCAAATTCGAGAAGCATGGATAGTCTTTCTGGCGCAAACTTAAGTAGTTTATAAACCACTAATAATGAATTTACCAGTAATTAGTAAACTCACAGAGTGGATTACGTTATTGTGAAAACGAGATCACATACGAATTAACAGAACTTAACCCCATTGTGATGTACTGTAGTTTGCAGGCTTTGTGTTTGCCACCACCCGAAGTCGAAGTATTCGGGCTGAACGAAAGGGTTAGTGCAGCGGTTGTCAAACTTTTTCCTCGTGCGCGCCAAACCATCAGGGAAAAATCCCACTgcgcacttacacgaaaaaaaattgctgcctttaaataaaactcaattttgtttGCAAACATGTAGACCTAAGAAATAAAGGCAAAAGATCAACTCTTCTTCCTTATCACTGCTTGCTTTTCTAAATACTAAAacaatcactcatgttcgctaaactcaggtcagaagataaataaactgtctaCATCTATTGTTACCCAAAAGTTACGTAACATTAGGGGCAGACAAGATGGAAGGGAAAATAAACCACATAAAAAGGTAAaaggaatttattgattcatatagcctacacagcatttaaaataataaacaattaaACATTACAGTAAATTcattagttatgtttaacacaattctgttcaATTTTCAGGGCGCACTTATTAAATTGTTGCGGCGCACAGCTGGGTTAGTGGCGTCAATGGGAATTTCATTGGTGGCATAAACCTTAGACCAAATAGCATAACACGCCGGTTTCGAAACATCCTATCTTTAACAAAAGGTGGTAAATTGGTCATTTTACTGCAGAGAGAAACgtagaaacaacaaaaaaactcaTTTTTGCTATCGACAACTAACGTTTTCTTGAACACTAAATCACATCAATATGTTTCTGGTAGATGGCAGCATCagatgtaaatattcaaaacatgatTCCATATCGTGAGTCCATGTAGGTCTATTACATATAGAAACAGAATGTCGGGGTGTCAGAGTCATATGCTTTAGTCCGCAAACATTTTAAACCCGGATATCGTCAAACActttattttctaatatttctTAATTCGCTTGGACGAATACGATAAAGTCGAGTTTGTGGAAAAAGTGACTCTTATTTATCCAGCAACT
Encoded here:
- the LOC120347032 gene encoding ras-related protein Rab-18-B-like — its product is MDGDILTTLKILIIGESGVGKSSLLLRFTDDKFDPDQPATIGVDFKVKALTVDGNTVKLAIWDTAGQERFRTLTPSYYRGAQGVIFVYDCTRPDTFSRIGAWLTELDTYATKANIVKMLVGNKIDKEDRVVDRSDGLKFARKHAMLFIEASAKTKDGVQCAFEELVEKIIQTPGLWDKDGQKGGTVNVTSQGSEQQGACSC